Genomic window (Luteibacter yeojuensis):
AGTTCGTCGGCAACCGCGAGGCCGGGAAAGATGTGGCCGCCCGTGCCGCCGGCCATGATCAGCACCGGCGCGCTCATGCCATGCCTCCCGCCGCCGCCGCGGAGTCCGGCACGGCGTTCGCCGGCAGGCGCACGGCGGTCTGGCGCGCATCTTCGGCGCGATTGATCTCGAACGTGGCGCGCAGCAGCACGCCGACCATCGCGCAGGTCATCAGCACGGACGAGCCGCCCGAGCTGATCAGCGGCAGCGTCAGGCCCTTGGTCGGCAGTACGCCAAGGTTCACGCCGATCGACACCATCGCCTGGAAGCCGATCATCAACGAAATGCCATAGGCCACGTAACCGGAGAAGCGGTGGCCGAGTTCCACGCCCTTCAGGCCGATGTACAGGCCGCGGCCCACGAGCACCACATAAAGGAAGATCACCAGCATGATGCCCACGAGGCCGAGTTCCTCGGCAAGCACCGCCAGGATGAAGTCGGTGTGCGCTTCGGGCAGGTAGAACAGCTTCTGCACGCTGGAACCCAGGCCGACACCCGTCCATTCGCCGCGGCCGACGGCGATCAGCGCCTGGGTGAGCTGGAAACCGTCGTTGAACGGGTCCTTCCATGGGTCGAGGAAGGACGTGAGGCGCTTGATGCGGTAGTCCTCGGCGGTGGCCGCATAGATGAGCGCGGGGACCAGCGGCGTGCCGAGCAGGAGCAGGTTGCGCATCCGCGCGCCGGCCAGCCAGACCATGCCGACCGTGGTGGCGACGACCAGTGCGGCCGAACCGAAGTCGGGCTGGGCGAGCAACAACAGCACGATGAAACCGGCGACGCCCACCGGCTTCACCACACCGAACAGTTCGTACTCCACGCCTTCGCGATGGCGCACGAGGTAGCTCGACAGGTAGGCCACGAGGATCAGCTTCACCGCCTCGACGGGC
Coding sequences:
- the ftsW gene encoding putative lipid II flippase FtsW; translated protein: MFGIGNKQAKRRQGPRGSFDLPLLVAALALAALGVVMVTSSSIAVADGSHQGAFYYLKRHLVFLVLGACLAGAAMRTELKTLEKHSFLLLLIGIIMLLMVFLPVFGMRINGARRWVNLLVTSFQPVEAVKLILVAYLSSYLVRHREGVEYELFGVVKPVGVAGFIVLLLLAQPDFGSAALVVATTVGMVWLAGARMRNLLLLGTPLVPALIYAATAEDYRIKRLTSFLDPWKDPFNDGFQLTQALIAVGRGEWTGVGLGSSVQKLFYLPEAHTDFILAVLAEELGLVGIMLVIFLYVVLVGRGLYIGLKGVELGHRFSGYVAYGISLMIGFQAMVSIGVNLGVLPTKGLTLPLISSGGSSVLMTCAMVGVLLRATFEINRAEDARQTAVRLPANAVPDSAAAAGGMA